A window from Candidatus Poseidoniia archaeon encodes these proteins:
- the gyrB gene encoding DNA topoisomerase (ATP-hydrolyzing) subunit B, translating to MPSKTEDYRADQIQVLEGLEAVRKRPAMYIGSTGRDGLHHLVYEVVDNAVDEAMNGHCDTITVELHKDGSCSVHDNGRGIPVDEHPQYKVPALEIVMTKLHAGGKFDSDTYKVSGGLHGVGVSVVNGLSEWTRVDVHRDGGHFRQSYKRGETDSGLERVADSKEHGTLVQFLPDKEIFETTQLEYELLRTRFRELAYLNAGISISIAEEGGRSESFRFEGGLAEYVSFLNDSRTTLMRDPLLITTELEQVQVEAALQWTTTYREHIHTFTNNIATREGGTHLSGLRSALTRTLNSVALKRKQLKEKDAALDGSDVREGLTCILSIKVPEPQFEGQTKTKLGNSEVKGIVNKAIGDGLANWFEENPSDAQTIVAKCIQAFAAREAAKKARDLTRRKGLLEGGGLPGKLADCQSRDPVLSELFVVEGDSAGGTAKQGRNRTTQAVLPLRGKILNVEKARVDKMLANAEIMALITAMGCGCDIMPDDGEDDNVDETNGEELNLEQARYHKLIIMTDADVDGAHIRTLLLTFIYRYMQPLIYAGYVYIAQPPLYKISRGKKAAYAYDDLQLERLQAEFGENHHIQRYKGLGEMNAIQLWETTMDPERRTLLQVTIQDIEEVLWPMVGADEIFRTLMGDDVAPRREFIEAHATEVTNLDI from the coding sequence ATGCCATCCAAAACAGAGGATTACAGGGCGGACCAGATTCAGGTTCTGGAAGGGCTTGAGGCGGTCCGCAAGCGACCGGCGATGTACATCGGCTCGACCGGCCGTGACGGGCTGCACCATCTGGTCTACGAAGTGGTCGACAACGCCGTTGACGAGGCGATGAACGGGCACTGTGATACCATCACGGTCGAGCTGCATAAGGATGGTAGCTGTTCAGTGCACGACAACGGCCGTGGCATCCCGGTCGACGAGCATCCGCAGTACAAGGTGCCGGCGCTGGAAATCGTGATGACCAAGCTTCACGCCGGCGGCAAGTTCGACAGTGACACCTACAAGGTTTCGGGCGGGCTGCATGGCGTTGGCGTCTCGGTCGTCAACGGCCTCTCGGAGTGGACGCGGGTTGATGTCCACCGTGACGGAGGGCACTTTCGGCAATCCTACAAGCGTGGCGAGACCGATTCCGGACTGGAGCGGGTCGCCGACAGCAAGGAGCACGGCACGCTGGTGCAGTTCCTGCCCGACAAGGAGATTTTCGAGACGACGCAACTGGAGTACGAGCTGCTACGAACGCGCTTCCGCGAGCTGGCGTACCTGAACGCTGGTATCAGCATCTCCATCGCCGAGGAGGGCGGCCGCTCTGAGAGCTTCCGCTTCGAGGGTGGCCTTGCGGAGTATGTCAGCTTCCTGAACGATAGCCGCACTACGTTGATGCGCGACCCGCTGCTCATCACCACCGAGCTGGAGCAGGTACAGGTCGAGGCGGCGCTGCAGTGGACCACCACCTACCGTGAGCACATCCACACGTTTACCAACAACATCGCCACCCGCGAGGGTGGCACCCACCTTTCGGGACTGCGTAGCGCGCTGACGCGCACGCTCAATAGCGTCGCACTAAAGCGCAAGCAATTGAAAGAGAAGGATGCGGCGCTCGACGGTAGTGACGTGCGTGAGGGTCTCACCTGCATCCTCTCTATCAAGGTGCCCGAGCCGCAGTTCGAGGGGCAGACCAAGACCAAGCTCGGCAACTCCGAGGTCAAGGGTATCGTCAACAAGGCTATCGGCGATGGCTTGGCAAACTGGTTCGAGGAGAATCCTTCCGACGCGCAGACTATTGTCGCTAAATGCATTCAGGCGTTCGCGGCGCGTGAGGCGGCCAAGAAGGCGCGTGACCTGACCCGTCGCAAGGGGCTGTTGGAGGGTGGTGGCTTGCCTGGAAAGCTTGCTGACTGCCAGTCCCGTGACCCTGTGCTGAGCGAACTGTTCGTCGTTGAGGGAGACTCGGCGGGAGGCACCGCCAAGCAGGGACGTAATCGCACGACACAGGCGGTTCTGCCGCTGCGCGGAAAAATCCTGAACGTCGAGAAGGCTCGCGTCGACAAAATGCTCGCCAACGCCGAAATTATGGCGCTGATTACCGCGATGGGGTGTGGGTGTGACATAATGCCTGACGACGGTGAGGATGACAATGTTGATGAAACCAACGGTGAGGAACTGAATCTCGAGCAGGCGCGCTACCACAAACTGATTATCATGACCGATGCGGATGTTGACGGGGCGCACATCCGCACGTTGCTGCTGACGTTCATCTACCGCTACATGCAGCCGCTGATTTACGCCGGCTACGTCTACATCGCGCAGCCACCGCTCTACAAGATTTCCCGCGGCAAGAAGGCGGCCTACGCCTACGACGACCTGCAGCTGGAGCGGCTGCAGGCGGAGTTCGGCGAGAACCACCACATCCAGCGCTACAAGGGACTCGGCGAGATGAACGCCATCCAGCTGTGGGAGACGACGATGGACCCCGAGCGGCGCACGCTGTTGCAGGTTACCATCCAGGATATCGAAGAGGTACTATGGCCAATGGTCGGCGCTGACGAAATCTTCCGCACCCTTATGGGCGACGATGTCGCACCGCGCCGCGAGTTCATCGAAGCGCATGCGACCGAAGTCACGAACCTGGATATCTGA
- the nadX gene encoding aspartate dehydrogenase → MRLGLIGCGSIGSTLARFLQAEPGVSEIIIWDRARTRARELARAMDKITYVPSFGAMLDEVEVVVEAASQAAVRSRGPAVLEAGRELVVMSVGALAEPATLRALRRAARKGGSHFHVPSGAIAGLDGLKSAQVGNLHSVELETRKPPRMFEGTEAWEGGALARIRKPRTIFDGAAAEACRRFPQNVNVAATLGLAGLGAEGTRVRIVADPDAERNTHIITVEGDFGRMRVEVANLPSLRNPRTSHLAALSAVATVRGLLSEFRLGT, encoded by the coding sequence GTGCGACTCGGGCTGATTGGCTGCGGCTCAATCGGCTCGACGCTGGCGCGCTTCCTGCAGGCGGAGCCGGGTGTCAGCGAAATCATCATCTGGGACCGCGCCCGCACCCGCGCTCGCGAACTGGCGCGTGCGATGGACAAAATCACCTATGTCCCCAGCTTCGGCGCGATGCTCGATGAGGTCGAGGTGGTTGTCGAGGCGGCGTCGCAGGCGGCGGTGCGGTCGCGCGGCCCCGCCGTGCTCGAGGCGGGGCGCGAGCTGGTCGTGATGTCGGTCGGTGCGCTCGCCGAACCCGCAACGCTGCGCGCGCTCAGGCGCGCAGCGCGCAAGGGCGGCAGCCACTTCCACGTCCCGTCGGGCGCCATTGCGGGACTGGACGGGCTCAAGTCGGCTCAAGTCGGCAACTTGCACAGCGTCGAACTGGAGACGCGCAAGCCGCCGCGCATGTTCGAGGGCACCGAGGCGTGGGAAGGCGGCGCGCTGGCACGCATCCGCAAGCCGCGCACCATCTTCGACGGTGCCGCCGCCGAAGCGTGCCGCCGCTTTCCGCAGAACGTTAACGTCGCCGCGACGCTCGGGCTGGCGGGGCTCGGCGCCGAGGGCACGCGGGTGCGCATCGTCGCCGACCCGGACGCGGAGCGCAACACCCACATCATCACAGTCGAGGGCGATTTCGGCCGCATGCGCGTCGAGGTCGCGAACCTGCCGAGCCTGCGCAATCCACGCACTTCGCACCTGGCGGCGCTCTCGGCAGTCGCGACCGTGCGGGGGCTGCTTTCCGAGTTCAGACTTGGAACTTGA
- a CDS encoding pyridoxal phosphate-dependent aminotransferase, with translation MSGDFAYAHGRDDIVWMAQNTNHLPTHPAIEQAIRDSAASREFNKYPLAQGLPRLRELIREDLGLPDFGMHITNGGTEALYCLMRYLQPPGSRMITSDPSYFIIHKFAKMGGAECTDLPIYGGSCRFDLDAVRAAITPETKSILLIDPLNPLGSTYPREEVRALCEIAREHDLWIIDDITYRDFAPEHTLATEFTPERTIIAYSVSKNCGLAGLRVGALVAPQEFIDDIAGSMVSDLGISIIGQRAAIAALETKSEWLPRNLETCHRNQAIIKRAVDAVDAAHLPVYPSAASMMVIDIAECGVSPQAVQDALLYDHQVFIRAGNYVSARFGDRFVRVSFSLPTPEVERFAEHFPRVMERLCDSG, from the coding sequence ATGAGCGGGGACTTCGCGTACGCGCACGGTCGCGACGACATCGTCTGGATGGCGCAGAACACCAACCACCTGCCGACGCATCCCGCCATCGAGCAGGCCATCCGCGACTCGGCCGCCAGCCGGGAATTCAACAAGTATCCGCTCGCGCAGGGGCTGCCGCGGCTGCGCGAGCTCATCCGCGAAGACCTGGGACTGCCCGACTTCGGGATGCACATCACCAACGGCGGCACTGAGGCGCTCTACTGCCTGATGCGCTACCTGCAGCCGCCCGGGAGCCGCATGATTACGTCAGACCCGTCCTATTTCATCATCCACAAGTTCGCGAAAATGGGCGGCGCCGAGTGCACCGACCTGCCGATTTACGGCGGTAGCTGCCGCTTCGACCTGGACGCGGTCCGGGCTGCCATTACGCCGGAGACGAAGAGCATCCTGCTGATTGACCCGCTCAACCCGCTCGGCTCGACCTACCCGCGTGAGGAGGTGCGCGCGCTCTGCGAAATCGCGCGCGAGCACGACCTGTGGATTATCGATGACATCACCTACCGCGACTTCGCACCAGAGCACACGTTGGCGACCGAGTTCACACCGGAGCGCACCATCATCGCCTACTCGGTGAGCAAGAACTGCGGGCTGGCGGGGCTGCGCGTGGGGGCGCTGGTGGCACCGCAGGAGTTCATCGATGACATCGCCGGCAGTATGGTCTCCGATTTGGGGATTTCAATTATCGGCCAGCGCGCCGCGATTGCCGCGCTCGAGACAAAGTCGGAGTGGCTGCCGCGGAACCTTGAAACCTGCCACCGCAACCAGGCCATCATCAAGCGCGCCGTCGACGCCGTCGACGCCGCGCACCTGCCGGTCTACCCGTCGGCAGCCAGCATGATGGTCATCGACATCGCGGAGTGCGGGGTTTCGCCGCAGGCGGTGCAGGATGCGCTGCTTTACGACCATCAGGTTTTCATCCGCGCCGGTAATTACGTCTCGGCGCGCTTCGGCGACCGCTTCGTGCGCGTCTCCTTCTCGCTGCCGACCCCCGAGGTCGAGCGGTTCGCCGAGCATTTCCCGCGCGTGATGGAGCGGCTGTGCGACTCGGGCTGA
- a CDS encoding UbiA prenyltransferase family protein, with protein sequence MRAPLRLWLRFIGVEFWLVALVPFQIGFIVGAQAWSSAAGFLGLATVALLTSSSFVLNHLCDLDSDRRNPRKAFSLLVRGDLTPAAGWALFGALQAATLALAALAGRDFFLCLLGLTAISLAYNIAPLRLKERPGLDIASNGASLGFLLPLAGWSLSQPLAEFPRLYFASVVCYLVAFYCPTMAVDVAADRAVGTTTFATRFGAVATMRLSWAATTAGAGILFWSGATDAFPWDRNLLWWTGWILLLQPLAHWRELPPNVAPDYETVRRGSIILATIAALATASFLWLYLSGSPSPPFRR encoded by the coding sequence GTGCGCGCGCCCCTGCGACTCTGGCTGCGATTCATCGGCGTCGAGTTCTGGCTGGTCGCGCTGGTGCCGTTCCAGATTGGTTTCATCGTCGGCGCGCAGGCGTGGAGCAGCGCCGCTGGCTTTCTGGGGCTGGCGACGGTGGCGCTGCTGACGTCGAGCAGTTTCGTCCTGAACCACCTCTGCGACCTCGATAGCGACCGGCGGAATCCCCGCAAGGCGTTCAGCCTGCTCGTGCGGGGCGACCTCACCCCGGCAGCCGGATGGGCGCTCTTCGGCGCGCTGCAGGCGGCGACGCTGGCGCTGGCGGCGCTCGCGGGGCGCGATTTTTTCCTGTGCCTGCTCGGCCTTACGGCGATTTCGCTCGCCTACAATATCGCGCCGCTGCGGCTCAAGGAAAGGCCGGGACTGGACATCGCTTCCAACGGCGCCAGCCTCGGCTTCCTGCTGCCGCTGGCGGGCTGGTCGCTCTCGCAGCCGCTGGCGGAATTCCCGCGACTCTACTTTGCGTCGGTCGTCTGCTATCTCGTCGCGTTCTACTGCCCCACGATGGCGGTCGACGTCGCCGCTGACCGCGCGGTCGGCACGACCACCTTCGCGACGCGCTTCGGCGCGGTGGCGACGATGCGGCTCTCGTGGGCTGCGACGACTGCCGGCGCCGGAATCCTGTTCTGGAGCGGCGCGACCGACGCGTTTCCGTGGGACCGCAACCTGCTCTGGTGGACCGGCTGGATTCTGCTGCTGCAGCCGCTGGCGCACTGGCGCGAGCTGCCGCCCAACGTTGCGCCAGACTACGAGACGGTGCGTCGCGGGTCGATTATCCTCGCGACGATTGCGGCACTCGCGACCGCGTCGTTCCTCTGGCTCTACCTCTCTGGCTCGCCGTCTCCACCCTTCAGGCGTTGA
- a CDS encoding TraB domain-containing protein, with amino-acid sequence MGAAQAAVYLCARSLPFVAGRLLLVGTAHVMELALPLERVLRTFDPDVVALELDPQRWAALRAPVRPRRGPLLLRLLASLQERLGEMLGAPPGSDMLAAGRTAQRLGARLALVDLPVIPTLQRAWRALGWRERLALARELLPPLLGADALASGPAAANPLATGDFSRELAEFARRFPSLQRELIDRRDRHMARRLVALLRDGQRVAAVVGEGHLPGLERRLARLSPDMVPLSRLLALRGNG; translated from the coding sequence ATGGGTGCAGCGCAGGCTGCCGTGTATTTATGCGCGCGGTCGCTGCCCTTCGTGGCGGGACGGCTGTTGCTGGTGGGGACGGCGCACGTGATGGAGCTGGCGCTGCCGCTCGAGCGGGTGCTGCGCACTTTCGACCCCGACGTCGTCGCACTCGAGCTTGACCCCCAGCGCTGGGCGGCCTTGCGGGCGCCCGTCAGGCCGCGCCGCGGTCCGCTGTTGCTGCGGCTGCTCGCGTCGCTGCAGGAGCGGCTGGGCGAAATGCTGGGCGCGCCGCCCGGCAGTGACATGCTCGCCGCCGGCCGCACCGCGCAGCGGCTCGGTGCGCGGCTGGCGCTGGTGGACCTGCCGGTCATCCCGACGCTACAGCGCGCCTGGCGGGCGCTCGGCTGGCGCGAGCGGCTGGCGCTGGCGCGCGAGCTGCTGCCGCCGCTGCTGGGCGCGGATGCGCTGGCGAGCGGGCCGGCCGCCGCGAACCCGCTTGCGACCGGCGACTTCTCGCGCGAACTCGCTGAGTTCGCGCGCCGCTTCCCGTCGCTGCAACGCGAGCTGATTGACCGCCGTGACCGCCACATGGCGCGCCGGCTGGTGGCGCTGCTGCGCGACGGCCAGCGCGTGGCGGCGGTCGTCGGCGAAGGCCATTTGCCGGGGCTGGAGCGGCGGCTCGCTCGTCTGTCTCCAGATATGGTGCCGCTCAGCCGGCTGCTCGCGCTGCGCGGAAACGGCTAG
- a CDS encoding NifU family protein yields MSEIRIRGEPTADPQVCRFVVDRSLHGGNASFASAAAAEGAPLAEALFALPDVSAVTIARDTVSITKQGDAAWPEIGKLIGDAIRAQIASGEPAVGETATAGGEELFERVQAVLINEINPSIANHGGVVTLQRVEEGKAFVQMGGGCQGCGMADVTLKHGIESYLRQKVPEISEVVDVTDHVEGEDPYFAPGKGAGGGKAGGGGGGGCSACGASK; encoded by the coding sequence ATGTCCGAAATCCGCATCCGGGGCGAGCCGACCGCCGACCCACAGGTGTGCCGCTTCGTCGTTGACCGCAGCCTGCACGGTGGCAACGCCAGCTTCGCTTCCGCAGCGGCAGCCGAAGGGGCGCCGCTGGCCGAGGCGCTGTTCGCGCTGCCGGACGTCAGCGCAGTCACCATCGCGCGCGACACGGTCAGCATAACCAAGCAGGGCGACGCGGCGTGGCCCGAAATCGGCAAGCTGATTGGCGACGCCATCCGCGCGCAAATTGCGAGCGGCGAGCCGGCCGTGGGCGAAACGGCCACGGCGGGCGGCGAAGAGCTGTTCGAGCGCGTGCAGGCCGTGCTCATCAACGAGATTAACCCCAGCATCGCCAACCACGGCGGCGTCGTCACGCTACAGCGGGTCGAGGAAGGCAAGGCGTTCGTCCAGATGGGCGGCGGTTGCCAGGGATGCGGCATGGCCGACGTGACGCTCAAGCACGGCATCGAATCCTACCTGCGGCAGAAAGTCCCGGAAATCAGCGAGGTTGTCGACGTCACCGACCATGTGGAGGGCGAAGACCCCTACTTCGCGCCCGGCAAGGGCGCCGGCGGCGGCAAGGCGGGCGGCGGTGGCGGCGGCGGTTGCAGTGCTTGTGGTGCCAGCAAATAG
- a CDS encoding CUAEP/CCAEP-tail radical SAM protein has product MSATAAAMHGDGSILLLSCYELGHAPAGIAWPAAFLRRAGFAPRVTDLATCELDEGAVREAQLVAISVPMHTALRLAVPVARRVRELNAAVHICFHGLYAQLNRDWLLANVADSCLGGESEQALVALCEALARGESAPMSAAPLLARPDYPVPDGSGLAGGYAELLDNGHSAPAGFAEATRGCKYTCRHCPVTPVYNGRFFAVPVENVLQQVRKQVAGGAQHITFGDPDFLNGPRHALRVAEALHAEFPQLTFDVTAKVEHLLRFADLLPQLAECGCLFIVTAVESLSDRVLEILDKGHTRFDVERALAATRAAGITMRPSLVAFTPWTTLDDYLELFEFAAANALVGAIEPVQFTIRLLLPPGSALLDHSGMAPHLRGLSAADFGHRWEHPDPRMDALHREAVAVAEEGGDDATLFHALWSVARSAAGQAPPPTMAAAAGPRLSESWYCCAEPSPALLELSQQST; this is encoded by the coding sequence TTGAGCGCCACCGCGGCCGCTATGCACGGCGACGGCAGCATCCTGCTACTCTCGTGCTACGAGCTAGGGCATGCGCCGGCCGGCATCGCCTGGCCGGCGGCATTCCTGCGGCGTGCCGGTTTCGCGCCGCGGGTAACGGACCTGGCGACCTGCGAGCTGGACGAGGGCGCGGTGCGCGAGGCGCAGCTGGTTGCGATTTCGGTCCCGATGCACACCGCGCTGCGGCTGGCGGTGCCGGTCGCCCGGCGCGTTCGGGAACTGAACGCGGCGGTGCACATCTGCTTCCATGGCCTTTACGCGCAGCTCAACCGCGACTGGCTGCTCGCCAACGTTGCCGACAGCTGCCTTGGCGGGGAGTCGGAGCAGGCGCTGGTTGCGCTCTGTGAGGCGCTGGCGCGGGGCGAATCTGCGCCAATGTCGGCAGCACCGCTGCTGGCGCGGCCGGATTACCCGGTTCCCGACGGCAGCGGCCTTGCGGGCGGCTACGCCGAGTTGTTGGACAACGGCCACTCCGCGCCGGCTGGCTTCGCCGAGGCGACGCGGGGGTGCAAGTACACCTGCCGCCACTGTCCAGTCACGCCGGTCTACAACGGCCGTTTTTTCGCGGTTCCCGTCGAGAACGTGCTACAGCAGGTGCGCAAGCAGGTGGCCGGCGGGGCGCAGCATATCACCTTCGGCGACCCCGATTTCCTGAACGGCCCGCGGCACGCCTTGCGGGTGGCCGAGGCGCTGCACGCCGAGTTCCCGCAGCTGACGTTTGACGTCACCGCCAAGGTCGAGCACCTGCTGCGCTTCGCCGATTTGCTTCCGCAACTGGCCGAGTGCGGCTGCCTGTTCATCGTCACGGCGGTCGAGTCGCTCAGCGACCGCGTGCTCGAAATCCTTGACAAGGGGCATACGCGCTTCGACGTCGAGCGGGCGCTGGCGGCGACGCGCGCGGCGGGGATTACGATGCGCCCGTCGCTGGTCGCCTTCACACCGTGGACGACGCTTGACGACTATCTGGAGCTGTTCGAGTTCGCCGCCGCGAACGCGCTGGTGGGGGCCATCGAGCCGGTGCAGTTCACCATCCGGCTGCTGCTGCCGCCCGGGTCGGCGCTGCTCGACCACTCCGGGATGGCGCCGCACCTGCGCGGACTCAGCGCAGCTGACTTCGGCCATCGCTGGGAGCACCCCGACCCGCGCATGGATGCGCTGCACCGCGAGGCGGTTGCGGTCGCCGAAGAGGGTGGCGATGATGCGACGCTGTTCCACGCGCTCTGGAGCGTGGCGCGCTCCGCTGCCGGACAGGCGCCGCCGCCTACGATGGCGGCGGCGGCGGGACCGCGGCTCTCCGAGAGCTGGTACTGCTGCGCCGAGCCGAGTCCGGCGCTGCTGGAACTCAGCCAGCAAAGCACTTAA